Within the Halobaculum limi genome, the region CCCGAGGGAAGCGTCTCGGGGAAAGACGTCCTCATCATCGACGACATCGCCGACACCGGCGGGTCGATCAAACGCGCCCACGAGTACGTCGCCGACCGCGACTGCGGCGAGGTACGCACCGCGACCCTCCAACTCCTGCAGACCTCCGAGTTCGAACCCGACTTCGTCGGCGAGCAACTTGAAGACTGGACGTGGATGGTGTACCCGTGGAACTTCATCGAGGACATGATCGACCTCACCTCGGGTGCGATGGAGCAGGCGGACCAGACCGCCTTCACCGTCGAGGACGTCCGCCACTACCTCGCGGAGTTCCACGGCATCGACCGCATCGAGATGGAGATCGCACAGCCGGGTCGCGTCGACGAGGTCCTCGAGGAGATGGTTCGGCGCGACGTCGTCCGCGAGACGGCCGACGGCTATCGCCTCCTCGACAACGGCGACGAGTAGGCCCCGCGCGTGGCGCTGCTGGACATCTTCGCCGGGGCCGTCCTCCCGATCATCGCCGTCGCGGCCGTCGGCTTCGTGCTGGGCCGAACCGGGGACATCGACCCCGGCCCGCTGAACACCGTCGTCGTCTACGTGCTCGCGCCCGCCCTCGTCCTCCACAGCCTCGCGACCGCCTCCTTCTCCGGTGAGACCATCGCCAAGATGGCGGTCGCAGTGACGGCGTACATCGTCGGGATGGTGGTCGTCGCCGAGGGCGTCGGGCGACTGCTCGGTGAGTCCGAGCCTCGCCTCTCGGCACTCGTCCTCGCGGCGACGTTCCCCAACTGCGGCAACTACGGCATCCCGCTCTCCGACTTCGCGTTTCCCGGCGGCGGTCGCGCGGCCGCGGTGCTGTATCTCGCGATTCAGGCCGCCCTCATCTACACCGTCGGCGTCTACGTCGCCTCCCGTGCGGGCGGTGGCGGCGGCCTGCAGGGAATCCGTCGTGTTCTGAAGATTCCGCTCGTGTGGGCGGTGCCAGTCGCACTCGGTGCGCGGGCGCTCGGACTCGTCCCCGCGGCGGACGCGACGGCGATGCAGACGCTGCAACTCGTCGGCGACTCCTCTATCCCGGTGATGCTGCTCATCCTCGGTATCCAGTTGTCCAGAACCGACTACGGCGCGGCGCTGTCGCAGGCGGCGACGCCCTCCATCCTCAAGATGGTCGTCGCGCCCGCGGTCGCCATCGCCATCGCGGTCGTC harbors:
- a CDS encoding phosphoribosyltransferase yields the protein MSDLPDDFDCTVSNWEYIYGLCRDVSDQVKAANFEPDVVVALARGGWFAGRCICDFLGLNDLTSLKMEHYVGTAEKTGEPTVRYPMPEGSVSGKDVLIIDDIADTGGSIKRAHEYVADRDCGEVRTATLQLLQTSEFEPDFVGEQLEDWTWMVYPWNFIEDMIDLTSGAMEQADQTAFTVEDVRHYLAEFHGIDRIEMEIAQPGRVDEVLEEMVRRDVVRETADGYRLLDNGDE
- a CDS encoding AEC family transporter, translated to MALLDIFAGAVLPIIAVAAVGFVLGRTGDIDPGPLNTVVVYVLAPALVLHSLATASFSGETIAKMAVAVTAYIVGMVVVAEGVGRLLGESEPRLSALVLAATFPNCGNYGIPLSDFAFPGGGRAAAVLYLAIQAALIYTVGVYVASRAGGGGGLQGIRRVLKIPLVWAVPVALGARALGLVPAADATAMQTLQLVGDSSIPVMLLILGIQLSRTDYGAALSQAATPSILKMVVAPAVAIAIAVVVGFQDATVARVFVLESAMPAAVTPVILVGEFADDLDIGGVSVPEYVSTVILVTTLMSIPMLTGLIALLESGVLV